Proteins encoded within one genomic window of Gadus macrocephalus chromosome 16, ASM3116895v1:
- the LOC132474954 gene encoding transmembrane 4 L6 family member 5 isoform X1, whose translation MCVASCLRCVAKTLVSLSIICILANILLLLPGFNIHFLLEGHVTREATWSTGIWSSGILVLLGARAFMTSSKTKGCFAFRTQMCFQLNYSALILLGSGFCSWVSVTGLVKGPLCLYNTSAGQVWGVPLQPYPDRFPGYLYNRTMWEGVCERPRGVVMWNMVLFSVLALSSALQLLFTTGNLFNLLLGILLGDTHSFVKKSNNQEVS comes from the exons ATGTGTGTTGCTAGTTGTCTGAGATGTGTTGCCAAGACGCTGGTCAGCCTATCGATTATCTGCATCCTTGCCAACATCCTGCTGCTACTTCCTGGTTTTAACATCCACTTCCTGCTGGAGGGTCATGTGACCAGAGAGGCTACCTGGAGCACAGGCATCTGGAGCTCTGGAAtactg gtgctgtTGGGAGCGAGAGCCTTCATGACCAGCAGTAAGACCAAAGGATGCTTTGCCTTCAGAACCCAG ATGTGTTTCCAGCTGAACTACAGTGCCCTGATCCTGCTGGGTTCCGGGTTCTGCAGCTGGGTCAGTGTGACTGGATTGGTCAAGGGACCGCTCTGCCTCTACAACACATCGGCTGGACAAGTCTGGGGAGTCCCTCTACAGCCCTACCCTGAccg CTTCCCAGGCTACCTGTACAACAGGACAatgtgggagggtgtgtgtgagagacccaGAGGTGTGGTCATGTGGAACATGGTTCTCTTCTCTGTCCTGGCTCTCAGCTCCGCCCTGCAGCTCCTGTTCACCACAGGGAACCTCTTCAACCTGCTGCTAGGAATCCTGCtgg gtgataCCCATTCCTTTGTGAAGAAAAGCAATAATCAAGAAGTGTCATGA
- the LOC132474954 gene encoding transmembrane 4 L6 family member 1 isoform X2 — translation MCVASCLRCVAKTLVSLSIICILANILLLLPGFNIHFLLEGHVTREATWSTGIWSSGILVLLGARAFMTSSKTKGCFAFRTQMCFQLNYSALILLGSGFCSWVSVTGLVKGPLCLYNTSAGQVWGVPLQPYPDRSALQLLFTTGNLFNLLLGILLGDTHSFVKKSNNQEVS, via the exons ATGTGTGTTGCTAGTTGTCTGAGATGTGTTGCCAAGACGCTGGTCAGCCTATCGATTATCTGCATCCTTGCCAACATCCTGCTGCTACTTCCTGGTTTTAACATCCACTTCCTGCTGGAGGGTCATGTGACCAGAGAGGCTACCTGGAGCACAGGCATCTGGAGCTCTGGAAtactg gtgctgtTGGGAGCGAGAGCCTTCATGACCAGCAGTAAGACCAAAGGATGCTTTGCCTTCAGAACCCAG ATGTGTTTCCAGCTGAACTACAGTGCCCTGATCCTGCTGGGTTCCGGGTTCTGCAGCTGGGTCAGTGTGACTGGATTGGTCAAGGGACCGCTCTGCCTCTACAACACATCGGCTGGACAAGTCTGGGGAGTCCCTCTACAGCCCTACCCTGAccg CTCCGCCCTGCAGCTCCTGTTCACCACAGGGAACCTCTTCAACCTGCTGCTAGGAATCCTGCtgg gtgataCCCATTCCTTTGTGAAGAAAAGCAATAATCAAGAAGTGTCATGA